In Gossypium arboreum isolate Shixiya-1 chromosome 5, ASM2569848v2, whole genome shotgun sequence, a single genomic region encodes these proteins:
- the LOC108487493 gene encoding uncharacterized protein LOC108487493 isoform X1 — protein METKRQVGSSSSFTADLFGSKDSSSSSSKGIFSSIFPPPSSIGGKNSSGSKVLESWPKQPLEGSAWRQGMQAPLQNKEERVEPCHLSSSLYYGGQDLYSHPSTCQSTSTTSYPVFKKDGGEDDTNGNNSMDASRGNWWQGTGFLFESFKLVISENLGLELFLYLRHLTWISTGIHKAKQSQ, from the exons ATGGAGACTAAGAGACAAGTTGGTTCTTCTTCCTCGTTCACAGCTGATCTTTTTGGCTCCAAAGattcatcatcttcatcatcaaAAGGGATTTTCAGTTCCATTTTTCCACCTCCATCTTCg ATTGGAGGGAAGAACTCCTCAGGCTCCAAGGTGCTGGAATCATGGCCAAAGCAGCCTTTAGAAGGTTCAGCTTGGAGACAAGGTATGCAAG CTCCACTGCAAAACAAGGAAGAAAGGGTTGAACCATGCCATTTAAGTTCATCTCTTTACTATGGTGGGCAAGACTTGTATTCCCATCCCTCGACTTGCCAAAGTACATCTACAACATCGTATCCAGTT TTTAAAAAAGATGGGGGAGAAGATGACACTAATGGAAACAATTCAATGGATGCTTCTAGAGGGAATTGGTGGCAAGGTACTGGTTTTCTATTTGAAAGCTTCAAGTTGGTGATCAGCGAAAATCTGGGTTTAGAGTTATTCCTATATCTCAGACACTTGACTTGGATTTCTACAG GAATTCATAAAGCAAAGCAAAGCCAATAA
- the LOC108487493 gene encoding uncharacterized protein LOC108487493 isoform X2, translating into METKRQVGSSSSFTADLFGSKDSSSSSSKGIFSSIFPPPSSIGGKNSSGSKVLESWPKQPLEGSAWRQGMQAPLQNKEERVEPCHLSSSLYYGGQDLYSHPSTCQSTSTTSYPVFKKDGGEDDTNGNNSMDASRGNWWQGSLYY; encoded by the exons ATGGAGACTAAGAGACAAGTTGGTTCTTCTTCCTCGTTCACAGCTGATCTTTTTGGCTCCAAAGattcatcatcttcatcatcaaAAGGGATTTTCAGTTCCATTTTTCCACCTCCATCTTCg ATTGGAGGGAAGAACTCCTCAGGCTCCAAGGTGCTGGAATCATGGCCAAAGCAGCCTTTAGAAGGTTCAGCTTGGAGACAAGGTATGCAAG CTCCACTGCAAAACAAGGAAGAAAGGGTTGAACCATGCCATTTAAGTTCATCTCTTTACTATGGTGGGCAAGACTTGTATTCCCATCCCTCGACTTGCCAAAGTACATCTACAACATCGTATCCAGTT TTTAAAAAAGATGGGGGAGAAGATGACACTAATGGAAACAATTCAATGGATGCTTCTAGAGGGAATTGGTGGCAAG GTTCGCTTTATTATTAG